A window from Cryptomeria japonica chromosome 1, Sugi_1.0, whole genome shotgun sequence encodes these proteins:
- the LOC131050487 gene encoding uncharacterized protein LOC131050487, with protein sequence MKWLYILILLFITMWVLANSHFHDHEKNPCSSNSLECDHGVMEEFDTRNEVNIRRRANRRILNDSGGIDEKVSSLISEDSNKSDYAASDPPPVAKIPTNKTVHYRIFSRPPVASPPSDHL encoded by the exons ATGAAGTGGCTGTACATTTTAATCTTGCTTTTCATTACCATGTGGGTACTGGCCAATTCCCATTTTCATG ATCATGAAAAGAATCCTTGCAGCAGCAACAGTTTGGAGTGTGATCATGGAGTAATG GAAGAATTTGATACCAGGAATGAGGTAAATATAAGGAGGAGAGCAAACAGGAGGATACTCAATGATTCTGGCGGCATTGATGAAAAAGTATCCAGTTTAATTTCTGAGGACTCTAATAAGAGTGATTATGCTGCATCTGACCCCCCACCTGTTGCAAAGATACCAACCAATAAAACAGTGCACTATAGAATTTTCAGTCGTCCTCCAGTTGCTAGCCCTCCTTCAGACCATTTGTAA